From Excalfactoria chinensis isolate bCotChi1 chromosome 4, bCotChi1.hap2, whole genome shotgun sequence, one genomic window encodes:
- the ELMOD2 gene encoding ELMO domain-containing protein 2 has protein sequence MLVHLWGLLYSSYFRFWLKWLWRLLTGKCELQRLCQGAKEGARRTLGVEHSLGSSKNKVLRNALNADETEIEKCVKDVMKEKKIEQKDIRFKTNLHMSLLQITGYKKLYLDVENLRKVTYDSDNKEHEEQLIQLWNLLMPHENLKARITKQWCDIGFQGDDPKTDFRGMGLLGLVNLVYFSKHYTNEARQILSHSNHPKLGYSYAIVGINLTEMAYSLLKNGALKSHLYNMVPGLPQMEHFHQFYCYLVYEFDKFWFEEEPESIMHFNQYREKFHDKIKGLLLDYDVILTLQNAKAP, from the exons ATGTTGGTGCACTTGTGGGGGCTCCTGTACAGCAGCTACTTCCGGTTCTGGCTGAAGTGGCTGTGGCGGCTGCTGACGGGCAAGTGCGAGCTGCAGCGCCTGTGCCAGGGCGCCAAGGAGGGCGCGCGGAGGACGCTGGGCGTAG AGCATTCACTGGGATCGTCAAAAAACAAG GTTCTAAGAAACGCCCTAAATGctgatgaaactgaaatagagaAGTGTGTCAAAGatgtaatgaaagaaaagaagattgaACAGAAGGATATCAG GTTTAAGACAAACCTGCATATGTCCTTACTGCAAATAACTGGTTATAAAAAACTTTACTTGGATGTGGAAAATCTGAGGAAGGTCACATATGATTCAGATAACAAAGAACACGAGGAACAGTTAATTCag CTCTGGAATTTGCTGATGCCTCACGAAAATCTGAAGGCCAGAATCACGAAGCAGTGGTGTGACATTGGCTTCCAAGGCGATGACCCCAAAACAGACTTCAGAGGAATGGGCCTGCTGGGATTAGTGAATCTGGT GTATTTTAGTAAGCATTACACCAATGAAGCTCGTCAGATCCTTTCTCATTCAAATCACCCAAAACTGGG ATACTCTTATGCGATAGTTGGAATCAATCTGACTGAAATGGCATACAGCTTACTTAAGAATGGTGCTTTAAAGTCTCACCTGTACAACATGGTCCCAGGATTGCCTCAAATGGAACACTTCCATCAGTTTTACT gttATCTGGTTTATGAGTTTGATAAGTTTTGGTTTGAAGAAGAACCAGAAAGCATTATGCACTTCAACCAGTACAGAGAAAAATTCCATGACAAGATTAAGGGCCTTCTTCTGGATTACGATGTGATATTAACCTTGCAGAATGCAAAGGCACCGTAA